The Streptomyces lienomycini sequence TCAGGTCCTCCAGAAGTCGTGTGACAAAGTGTTGGCAGGTGCGTGTTGACGGGTGTGGCAGTTGTTCCCTGATTTCTCGGTTCTCGGTTCTCGGGACGGAGGTGGCGGTTTCGTGAGTACGGTCCCGATGGCCGAGACGGAGGACCCGACGGCACGGCGCATCCTCGACGCCGCGCTGGAGCAGTTCACCGTCTTCGGTCTGCGCCGTTCCTCCGTGGACGACGTCGCCAAACGGGCCGGTGTCTCCCGGGTCACCGTCTACCGGCGCTTCCAGAACAAGGACACGCTGGTCGAGCAGACCCTGCTGCGTGAGAACAGCCGGTTCTTCCAGCGGCTCGACGCGGCGGTCGCGGCACTGCCGACCATGGAGGAACGGGTCGTCGAGGGATTCGTCGTCGCCCTGCGCCACACCCGCGCACATCCGCTCTTCGGCGGCCTGCTGCGCCTGGAACCCGAGGTCGTACTGCCGTACATGACCGTGCACGGCGGCTCCTCGCTCACCGCCACCGTCGACTACCTCACGGCTCATCTGCGCCGCGCGCAGCAGGCCGAGGGACGCCCCGACGAGGACCCGCGGCCCGTCGCCGAACTCATGGTGCGGGTGGCCGTCTCCTTCCTCCTCAACCCGGTCAGCTGCATCGAGATGGAGGACGAGGACCAGGCCCGTGCCTTCGCCCGCCGCTACCTGGCCCCCCTGCTGAAGGCCTGAGCACCACCCCCGGCCGTACGCGGCCGGGTTCAGCGCCGCAGGTGCAGCGTCCGGGCCAGCCGCACGGCGCGCTGCCGGGCGGCCGCCGGTACCTCGAAGGAGGTCAGCGCGATCGGCGGCGTGAACCGCTGCACGGTCGTCGACTGCACCGCCGTGAACGCCCGCAGCCCCTCCGCGCCGTGGATCCGCCCGAAGCCGGAGTCCCGCGAGCCGCCGAACGGCAGTGCCGGTACGGCCGCGAAGCCCAGCACCGAGTTCACCGACACCGCCCCCGCCCGCAGCCGCGCCGCGATCGCGGCCCCGGTGCGCCGGTTGCCGCAGAACACCGCGGCCCCCAGGGCGTACCGCGAGTCGTTGGCCCGCGCGACCGCCTCGTCCACGTCGGCCACCGCGTTGACGGCGACGACCGGTCCGAAGGTCTCCTCCGTCATGGCCGCCGCGTCCTCCGGCACCCCGGTCAGGACGACGGGCGCGACGTACGGCGCCCGGACCGACTCGGGCCCGCCCAGCAGGGCCCGCGCGCCCGCCGACACCGCCGCCGTCACGTGCCGTTCCACGGTCGCGAGCTGACCCGGCAGGGTCATCGGACCGTAGTCCGCGTCGCCGTCGGCGCCCGGCCGCAGCGCACCGGCCCGCTCCACCACCCGCTCGCACAGCGCCGCGTGGATCCCGCGCACGGCGTAGACGCGCTCCACGCCCGCACAGGTCTGCCCGGCGTTGCTCAGCGCACCCCACACGATCGCGTCGGCGGCGGCGTCCAGGTCCGCGTCCGCGGTCACGATCACCGCGTCCTTCCCGCCGCACTCGGCGAGGAACGGCGTCAGCGTCTCGGCGCACACCGCCATCACCCTGCGCGCCGTCCCGGGCGACCCGGTGAACGCCAGCTTGTCGACCTCGGAGCGGGCCAGGGCCTCCCCGGTGGCCGCGGCGCCGGTGACGGTGGCGAGCAGCCCGGCGTGCGCGGGCACGGCCCTGCCGAACAACTCGGCGAGCAGGGTGCCGGTGGCCGGGGTCAGCTCGGACGGCTTGAGAACCACGGCGTTCCCGGCGGCCAGGGCATACCCGACGGAACCCATCGGCGTGTAGCAGGGGTAGTTCCAGGGGCCGATCACGCCGACCACGCCCAGCGGCCGGTGCACCAGTGAGGCCCGCTGGTGGACGGTGAACAGACCGGTGCGCACCCGCCGCCCGCGCAGCACGCGGTCGGCGTTGCGGGCGGCCCAGCCCAGGTGCTCCAGCGTGAGGACGACCTCCAGCTCGGCGTCACCGGCCGGCTTGCCGGTCTCCTCGGCGATGGTCCGGGCGACCGTGTCCAGCTCGGCGGCGAGGACGCGTTTCCAGCGCAGCAGATGCTCACGCCGCCGAGCCGCGGGCAGCGCGGCCCACGCCACCTGTGCCTCCCGTGCCCGGATCACGGCACGGGCGACCTCCTCGGGACCGTCGACCGGGTGCTCGGCGAGCGGTTCGCCCGTCGCCGGGGAGCGGGTGGTGAACGTCGCGGACGTCGCGGCACGGGGTGCGGCGTCCGGGGCGGTGTCGGTCATCGGGCCCCCAGCGAATCGAAGATACAAAACCTATCTACTTGTTTCATGTGCGCGTGGGCGCGTCAATACTCCGATGGGGGCGGGAGCGGTGCCGTCGGGCGTCCGGAGCCGCTCCGCTGTCACTCACCGTGACTGAATCTGATCGGCTTCGATCGATCCTCGACGCTTCACGAACGGGTGCTTCACCGGCTTATCGGTCTGTCGTACGAGGCCTCATACCAGAGCGGGACGTTGGC is a genomic window containing:
- a CDS encoding aldehyde dehydrogenase family protein; translation: MTDTAPDAAPRAATSATFTTRSPATGEPLAEHPVDGPEEVARAVIRAREAQVAWAALPAARRREHLLRWKRVLAAELDTVARTIAEETGKPAGDAELEVVLTLEHLGWAARNADRVLRGRRVRTGLFTVHQRASLVHRPLGVVGVIGPWNYPCYTPMGSVGYALAAGNAVVLKPSELTPATGTLLAELFGRAVPAHAGLLATVTGAAATGEALARSEVDKLAFTGSPGTARRVMAVCAETLTPFLAECGGKDAVIVTADADLDAAADAIVWGALSNAGQTCAGVERVYAVRGIHAALCERVVERAGALRPGADGDADYGPMTLPGQLATVERHVTAAVSAGARALLGGPESVRAPYVAPVVLTGVPEDAAAMTEETFGPVVAVNAVADVDEAVARANDSRYALGAAVFCGNRRTGAAIAARLRAGAVSVNSVLGFAAVPALPFGGSRDSGFGRIHGAEGLRAFTAVQSTTVQRFTPPIALTSFEVPAAARQRAVRLARTLHLRR
- a CDS encoding TetR/AcrR family transcriptional regulator produces the protein MAETEDPTARRILDAALEQFTVFGLRRSSVDDVAKRAGVSRVTVYRRFQNKDTLVEQTLLRENSRFFQRLDAAVAALPTMEERVVEGFVVALRHTRAHPLFGGLLRLEPEVVLPYMTVHGGSSLTATVDYLTAHLRRAQQAEGRPDEDPRPVAELMVRVAVSFLLNPVSCIEMEDEDQARAFARRYLAPLLKA